A genomic window from Salvelinus alpinus chromosome 10, SLU_Salpinus.1, whole genome shotgun sequence includes:
- the raph1b gene encoding ras-associated and pleckstrin homology domains-containing protein 1b isoform X3 produces MADMSDDELDHGAEEEDSDKEDQDLDKMFGAWLGELDKLTQSLDDGKPQKPVQKAPLRQETNMANFSYRFSMYNINEALNQTTETVDLDALMADLCSIEQELSTIGKPNTGTARQAKCQQRCPGGRSASVKQTGSGGGSSSGGSTSSSTRASPASTVRGGSSNSHGRPSASNFSLDDITAQLEQASLSMDEAAHQTSSSYSSTTLRRPSATSSSSQHRRTGSVGTVSEHEAGGHSSRSSVNSESASSMDSLDIDKVLSRTVGGPEQEGGSQGPQPPQGPASTEHSYLDRETSLILKSIAGKPSHLLTKEEQGAKVKAEKIRVALEKIKEAQVKKLVIRVHMSDESSKTVMVDERQTVRQVLDSLLDKSHCGYSPDWSLVETINELQMERIFEDHENLVENLLNWTRDSHNKLMFIERIEKYALFKNPQNYLLGRKETSEMADRNKEALLEECFCGSSVSVPEIEGILWLKDDGKKSWKKRYFLLRASGIYYVPKGKAKASRDLVCFLQLDHVNVYYGQDYRSKYKAPTDYCLALKHPQIQKKSQYIKYLCCDDVRTLHQWFNGIRIAKYGKQLYVNYQEAMKRTEAAYDWSSLSTSSIRSGSSSGSASLPESQSNHSGQSDSGVDTASSHGRSQSVVSSIFSEAWKRGTQMEENTRMRESTRGATLPHPVHAHRQTPQLEPPASATPPQQQPPPQSRSSYTHAVPPQPQEGTSPPLQQQLPPQSRSGYTQALPSLPRQPSPPPPQQLPHQIHSSYTHVLPPQPSPPPPQQLPHQIHSSYTHVLPPQPFPPPPQQLTPQIRSSYTQVLPSLPSPTPPPQPTPPSLPPQLSPPAQQLPPHIRSSYTQVLPSLPPQPFPPPPPQSSPPPPQQLSPQPCSSYNQAVPPPPPPPPPPPPPPPPPLPASSTPHHSGPTVFAKYSTITRLQNQNAAHQAANHHRAQNNHQSPPRVLAQAPPPPQPLVNNINVPPPPPPPPPPSMPALGSAMAALRLGPPTPAVVPQFIPLQSNDIPPPPPLHPDPMPGLCTSRYGANAHQQALAHKFPSGPPQGPSPPAARLVESPPAPPPPPPPPPPTPPPPQQLSVPTPPPPPPPPPPTPPPPQQLSVQTHPPPPPPQQQYSPAAAPPPALPKTFSPGFLLHHGARKPLYPVSPLPPAPPAAPTPPPPPPVSMKKQHSLQIGHTPNQPPPTFPKQHSISKPPPLSFTAPPTTTSLVKQMAGQFPGSTLSTNHTESPKAPLSPPAVKAKPKWQPGGGQAQQQAPEFPPPPSESSLPFPPPPPPPPTPVTAPAPPAPPPPPITGPTPPPPPLPPGNLGSPLKRSPLGSSTGSSVWGGRKPLPATPQKASSIKSNSSAEYQESRRNLLSKFAPQSSSPSTFPSSPAVPLGSFPSKDPSPAGPAAPPKPGKLNLANLALQAKVGQQRQSTADFPPPPPAFDLFPSPLLPSDGHVGTPKVAVVNPQPKVPPAPPGPPPPATINSSWGKGSLKKALPPTLQRNQPSPPALSPPPKLPISPPKGNGNNGVPQPGNFMDDLNRSLKRKSVSRQGSLSSSRLSGPNLEPAAGTMDDMELALPPPPPELLSGGNISGYATLRRGTPPAPPKRGGNTKLTH; encoded by the exons ATGGCGGATATGTCTGATGATGAGCTGGACCACGgggcagaggaggaggacagtgatAAGGAAGACCAGGACCTAGACAAAATGTTTGGAGCCTGGTTGGGAGAGCTGGACAAACTCACACAG agtcTGGATGACGGGAAGCCACAGAAGCCGGTCCAGAAGGCCCCTctcagacaggaaacaaacatgGCTAACTTTTCGTACCGCTTCTCCATGTACAACATCAACG AGGCTCTGAACCAGACGACAGAGACCGTAGACCTGGATGCCCTGATGGCTGACCTGTGTTCCATAGAACAGGAGCTCAGCACCATCGGCAAGCCCAACACCGGCACCGCCCGCCAGGCTAAATGTCAACAGCGATGCCCGGGGGGTCGCAGCGCCAGTGTCAAGCAAACAGGCAGCGGTGGGGGGAGTAGCAGCGGGGGCAGCACCAGCAGTAGTACCCGGGCGTCACCGGCCTCCACCGTCCGAGGGGGCAGCTCCAACTCCCACGGGCGCCCGTCGGCATCGAACTTCTCGCTGGACGACATCACAGCCCAGTTGGAGCAGGCGTCACTCAGCATGGACGAGGCGGCGCACCAGActtcttcctcctactcctcgACCACCCTCCGGCGCCCCTCGGCGACTTCCTCGTCCTCGCAGCACCGGAGGACGGGCTCAGTGGGCACGGTTAGTGAACACGAGGCGGGGGGCCACTCCTCGAGGTCCAGCGTTAATTCTGAATCCGCGTCCAGCATGGACTCTCTGGATATCGACAAGGTGCTGTCTAGGACAGTAGGAGGGCCCGAGCAGGAAGGGGGTTCACAAGGCCCCCAGCCGCCACAGGGCCCAgccagtactgag CACTCTTATCTGGACAGAGAAACGTCCCTCATTCTGAAAAGCATTGCAGGAAAGCCTTCTCACCTGCTGACCAAG gAGGAGCAGGGGGCCAAAGTGAAGGCTGAGAAGATCCGAGTGGCCCTGGAGAAAATCAAGGAGGCGCAAGTCAAAAAG CTGGTGATCCGGGTGCACATGTCGGACGAGAGCTCCAAGACCGTGATGGTTGATGAGAGACAGACTGTCAGACAGGTGCTGGACAGCCTATTGGACAAGTCCCACTGTGGCTACAGCCCCGACTGGTCACTGGTGGAGACCATCAACGAGCTGCAAATGG AGCGGATCTTTGAGGACCATGAGAACTTGGTGGAGAACCTACTGAATTGGACCAGAGACAGCCATAACAAACTGATGTTCATCGAGCGCATAGAGAAATATGCCCTCTTCAAGAACCCCCAG AACTACTTGTTGGGGAGGAAGGAGACCTCTGAAATGGCCGATAGGAATAAAGAGGCCCTACTAGAG GAGTGTTTCTGTGGCAGCTCGGTTTCAGTACCAGAAATAGAGGGAATCCTATGGCTGAAGGATGATGGGAAGAAGTCGTGGAAGAAACGATACTTCCTGCTGCGCGCATCAGGAATCTACTACGTGCCCAAAGGCAAAGCTAAG GCCTCCAGGGACCTGGTATGCTTTCTACAGCTGGACCACGTTAATGTGTACTACGGCCAGGACTACCGCAGCAAGTACAAGGCCCCCACAGACTACTGCCTGGCCCTTAAG CACCCCCAGATCCAGAAGAAGTCCCAGTACATCAAGTATCTGTGCTGTGATGATGTCAGGACCCTCCACCAATGGTTCAACGGCATTCGCATCGCCAAG TACGGGAAACAGCTGTATGTGAACTACCAGGAGGCCATGAAGCGCACAGAGGCGGCCTACGACTggtcctccctctccacctccagcaTCCGCTCTGGCTCCAGCTCCGGGTCAGCCAGTCTGCCCG aGTCCCAGTCAAACCACTCGGGCCAGTCAGACAGTGGAGTGGACACGGCCTCCAGCCACGGGCGCTCCCAGAGCGTGGTCAGCTCCATCTTCTCTGAGGCCTGGAAGAGAGGAACGCAGATGGAGGAGAACACCAGG ATGAGGGAGTCCACCAGAGGCGCCACCCTCCCCCACCCTGTCCATGCGCACCGCCAGACCCCACAACTGGAGCCCCCTGCGTCGGCTACGCCGCCACAACAGCAGCCGCCTCCCCAGTCTCGCAGCAGTTACACCCATGCTGTACCCCCCCAGCCACAGGAGGGTACCTCCCCCCCGCTTCAACAGCAACTGCCCCCCCAGAGCCGCAGCGGTTACACCCAGGCCTTGCCTTCCCTGCCCCGCCAGccctcccctccaccaccccAACAGCTGCCCCACCAGATTCACAGCAGTTACACCCATGTCCTGCCTCCCCAGccctcccctccaccaccccAACAGCTGCCCCACCAGATCCACAGCAGTTACACCCATGTCCTGCCTCCCCAGCCCTTCCCTCCACCACCCCAGCAGCTGACCCCCCAGATCCGCAGTAGTTACACCCAGGTCTTGCCCTCTCTGCCCTCCCCTACACCACCCCCCCAGCCTACACCACCCTCCCTGCCCCCCCAACTTTCTCCACCAGCCCAACAGCTGCCACCCCACATCCGCAGCAGTTACACCCAGGTCTTGCCCTCCCTGCCGCCACAGCCCTTTCCTCCACCACCCCCCcaatcctctcctccaccaccccAACAGCTGTCCCCACAGCCCTGCAGCAGCTACAACCAAGCTGTGCCCCCACCTCCCCCGCCGCCTCCTCCCCCGCCGCCTCCTCCCCCGCCGCCCCTGCCTGCCAGCAGCACCCCTCACCACTCGGGCCCCACCGTGTTCGCCAAGTACAGCACCATCACCCGGCTGCAGAACCAGAACGCTGCCCACCAGGCCGCCAATCACCATAGGGCACAAAACAACCACCAGAGCCCACCCAGGGTGCTAGCTCAAGCCCCGCCTCCTCCCCAACCGCTGGTCAACAACATCAACGTCCCGCCTCCCccgcctccccctcccccaccatCCATGCCTGCTCTGGGGTCGGCCATGGCCGCACTCCGGCTCGGGCCCCCCACACCGGCTGTCGTGCCCCAGTTCATCCCACTGCAGAGCAACGacatcccccctccccctcctcttcaccCAGACCCCATGCCAGGTCTGTGCACATCGCGCTACGGCGCCAACGCCCACCAGCAGGCACTGGCACACAAGTTCCCCAGCGGTCCCCCCCAGGGCCCCTCTCCCCCCGCTGCCAGACTGGTCGAGTCGCCCCCGGCACCGCCGCCTCCcccaccacctccccctcctacccCACCGCCTCCCCAGCAGCTCTCGGTGCCgacaccccctcctccccctcctcctccccctcctacccCACCGCCTCCCCAGCAGCTCTCGGTGCAGACAcaccctcctcccccacctcctcagCAGCAGTACTCGCCCGCAGCTGCTCCCCCCCCTGCCCTACCCAAAACCTTCTCCCCAGGCTTTCTGCTCCACCACGGTGCCCGGAAGCCTCTCTACCCagtttcccctctccctcccgccCCACCTGCTGCCCCAACTCCTCCCCCACCACCGCCGGTGTCAATGAAGAAGCAGCACAGCCTACAGATAGGCCACACCCCCAACCAGCCCCCTCCCACATTTCCCAAGCAGCACAGCATCTCCAAGCCGCCACCCCTGTCCTTCACGGCTCCGCCCACCACCACCTCCCTGGTCAAACAGATGGCAGGCCAGTTCCCAGGGTCCACACTGTCAACCAATCACACTGAGAGCCCCAAAGcccccctgtctcctcctgcGGTGAAGGCCAAACCAAAATGGCAGCCAGGCGGTGGACAGGCCCAGCAACAGGCCCCAGAGTTCCCTCCACCCCCTTCTGAGAGCAGCCTGcctttcccccctcctcccccgccTCCACCTACTCCTGTCACCGCCCCTGCCCCTCctgctccacctccccctcccatcACTGGCCCCACCCCTccgcctccccctctcccccccggcAACCTAGGCTCACCCCTGAAGAGATCTCCATTGGGCTCCTCCACGGGCTCCTCTGTCTGGGGGGGCAGGAAGCCCCTGCCTGCCACCCCCCAGAAGGCCTCCAGCATCAAGTCTAACTCCTCGGCTGAATACCAGGAGTCCCGCAGGAACCTTCTCAGCAAGTTTGCACCCCAGTCCTCTTCCCCCTCCACCTTCCCGTCCTCCCCTGCCGTACCCTTGGGTAGTTTTCCCTCTAAGGACCCATCCCCGGCCGGCCCCGCGGCGCCCCCCAAGCCAGGCAAGCTGAACCTGGCCAACCTGGCCCTGCAGGCCAAAGTGGGCCAGCAGCGCCAGTCCACCGCTGACTTCCCCCCTCCCCCGCCGGCTTTtgatctcttcccctctcctctgctgCCCAGTGATGGCCATGTCGGGACACCTAAGGTGGCAGTGGTCAACCCCCAGCCAAAAGTACCGCCCGCCCCTCCTGGTCCCCCTCCCCCCGCCACCATCAACTCCTCCTGGGGCAAGGGCTCCCTGAAGAAGGCCCTTCCCCCCACGCTGCAGCGGAACCAGCCGTCTCCCCCGGCCCTGTCCCCGCCTCCCAAGCTGCCCATCTCGCCCCCCAAGGGGAACGGCAACAACGGCGTCCCCCAGCCGGGAAACTTCATGGACGACCTGAACCGGAGTCTGAAGCGCAAGTCGGTGAGCCGGCAGGGTTCGCTCTCCTCGTCCCGCCTCTCCGGCCCCAACCTGGAACCCGCCGCGGGCACCATGGACGACATGGAGTTGGCGCTGCCCCCACCGCCACCCGAGTTGCTGTCGGGGGGGAACATCTCAGGCTATGCAACGCTACGGCGGGGGACCCCGCCGGCCCCACCCAAGAGGGGGGGCAACACCAAACTGACACACTGA
- the raph1b gene encoding ras-associated and pleckstrin homology domains-containing protein 1b isoform X4, giving the protein MADMSDDELDHGAEEEDSDKEDQDLDKMFGAWLGELDKLTQSLDDGKPQKPVQKAPLRQETNMANFSYRFSMYNINEALNQTTETVDLDALMADLCSIEQELSTIGKPNTGTARQAKCQQRCPGGRSASVKQTGSGGGSSSGGSTSSSTRASPASTVRGGSSNSHGRPSASNFSLDDITAQLEQASLSMDEAAHQTSSSYSSTTLRRPSATSSSSQHRRTGSVGTVSEHEAGGHSSRSSVNSESASSMDSLDIDKVLSRTVGGPEQEGGSQGPQPPQGPASTEEEQGAKVKAEKIRVALEKIKEAQVKKLVIRVHMSDESSKTVMVDERQTVRQVLDSLLDKSHCGYSPDWSLVETINELQMERIFEDHENLVENLLNWTRDSHNKLMFIERIEKYALFKNPQNYLLGRKETSEMADRNKEALLEECFCGSSVSVPEIEGILWLKDDGKKSWKKRYFLLRASGIYYVPKGKAKASRDLVCFLQLDHVNVYYGQDYRSKYKAPTDYCLALKHPQIQKKSQYIKYLCCDDVRTLHQWFNGIRIAKYGKQLYVNYQEAMKRTEAAYDWSSLSTSSIRSGSSSGSASLPESQSNHSGQSDSGVDTASSHGRSQSVVSSIFSEAWKRGTQMEENTRMRESTRGATLPHPVHAHRQTPQLEPPASATPPQQQPPPQSRSSYTHAVPPQPQEGTSPPLQQQLPPQSRSGYTQALPSLPRQPSPPPPQQLPHQIHSSYTHVLPPQPSPPPPQQLPHQIHSSYTHVLPPQPFPPPPQQLTPQIRSSYTQVLPSLPSPTPPPQPTPPSLPPQLSPPAQQLPPHIRSSYTQVLPSLPPQPFPPPPPQSSPPPPQQLSPQPCSSYNQAVPPPPPPPPPPPPPPPPPLPASSTPHHSGPTVFAKYSTITRLQNQNAAHQAANHHRAQNNHQSPPRVLAQAPPPPQPLVNNINVPPPPPPPPPPSMPALGSAMAALRLGPPTPAVVPQFIPLQSNDIPPPPPLHPDPMPGLCTSRYGANAHQQALAHKFPSGPPQGPSPPAARLVESPPAPPPPPPPPPPTPPPPQQLSVPTPPPPPPPPPPTPPPPQQLSVQTHPPPPPPQQQYSPAAAPPPALPKTFSPGFLLHHGARKPLYPVSPLPPAPPAAPTPPPPPPVSMKKQHSLQIGHTPNQPPPTFPKQHSISKPPPLSFTAPPTTTSLVKQMAGQFPGSTLSTNHTESPKAPLSPPAVKAKPKWQPGGGQAQQQAPEFPPPPSESSLPFPPPPPPPPTPVTAPAPPAPPPPPITGPTPPPPPLPPGNLGSPLKRSPLGSSTGSSVWGGRKPLPATPQKASSIKSNSSAEYQESRRNLLSKFAPQSSSPSTFPSSPAVPLGSFPSKDPSPAGPAAPPKPGKLNLANLALQAKVGQQRQSTADFPPPPPAFDLFPSPLLPSDGHVGTPKVAVVNPQPKVPPAPPGPPPPATINSSWGKGSLKKALPPTLQRNQPSPPALSPPPKLPISPPKGNGNNGVPQPGNFMDDLNRSLKRKSVSRQGSLSSSRLSGPNLEPAAGTMDDMELALPPPPPELLSGGNISGYATLRRGTPPAPPKRGGNTKLTH; this is encoded by the exons ATGGCGGATATGTCTGATGATGAGCTGGACCACGgggcagaggaggaggacagtgatAAGGAAGACCAGGACCTAGACAAAATGTTTGGAGCCTGGTTGGGAGAGCTGGACAAACTCACACAG agtcTGGATGACGGGAAGCCACAGAAGCCGGTCCAGAAGGCCCCTctcagacaggaaacaaacatgGCTAACTTTTCGTACCGCTTCTCCATGTACAACATCAACG AGGCTCTGAACCAGACGACAGAGACCGTAGACCTGGATGCCCTGATGGCTGACCTGTGTTCCATAGAACAGGAGCTCAGCACCATCGGCAAGCCCAACACCGGCACCGCCCGCCAGGCTAAATGTCAACAGCGATGCCCGGGGGGTCGCAGCGCCAGTGTCAAGCAAACAGGCAGCGGTGGGGGGAGTAGCAGCGGGGGCAGCACCAGCAGTAGTACCCGGGCGTCACCGGCCTCCACCGTCCGAGGGGGCAGCTCCAACTCCCACGGGCGCCCGTCGGCATCGAACTTCTCGCTGGACGACATCACAGCCCAGTTGGAGCAGGCGTCACTCAGCATGGACGAGGCGGCGCACCAGActtcttcctcctactcctcgACCACCCTCCGGCGCCCCTCGGCGACTTCCTCGTCCTCGCAGCACCGGAGGACGGGCTCAGTGGGCACGGTTAGTGAACACGAGGCGGGGGGCCACTCCTCGAGGTCCAGCGTTAATTCTGAATCCGCGTCCAGCATGGACTCTCTGGATATCGACAAGGTGCTGTCTAGGACAGTAGGAGGGCCCGAGCAGGAAGGGGGTTCACAAGGCCCCCAGCCGCCACAGGGCCCAgccagtactgag gAGGAGCAGGGGGCCAAAGTGAAGGCTGAGAAGATCCGAGTGGCCCTGGAGAAAATCAAGGAGGCGCAAGTCAAAAAG CTGGTGATCCGGGTGCACATGTCGGACGAGAGCTCCAAGACCGTGATGGTTGATGAGAGACAGACTGTCAGACAGGTGCTGGACAGCCTATTGGACAAGTCCCACTGTGGCTACAGCCCCGACTGGTCACTGGTGGAGACCATCAACGAGCTGCAAATGG AGCGGATCTTTGAGGACCATGAGAACTTGGTGGAGAACCTACTGAATTGGACCAGAGACAGCCATAACAAACTGATGTTCATCGAGCGCATAGAGAAATATGCCCTCTTCAAGAACCCCCAG AACTACTTGTTGGGGAGGAAGGAGACCTCTGAAATGGCCGATAGGAATAAAGAGGCCCTACTAGAG GAGTGTTTCTGTGGCAGCTCGGTTTCAGTACCAGAAATAGAGGGAATCCTATGGCTGAAGGATGATGGGAAGAAGTCGTGGAAGAAACGATACTTCCTGCTGCGCGCATCAGGAATCTACTACGTGCCCAAAGGCAAAGCTAAG GCCTCCAGGGACCTGGTATGCTTTCTACAGCTGGACCACGTTAATGTGTACTACGGCCAGGACTACCGCAGCAAGTACAAGGCCCCCACAGACTACTGCCTGGCCCTTAAG CACCCCCAGATCCAGAAGAAGTCCCAGTACATCAAGTATCTGTGCTGTGATGATGTCAGGACCCTCCACCAATGGTTCAACGGCATTCGCATCGCCAAG TACGGGAAACAGCTGTATGTGAACTACCAGGAGGCCATGAAGCGCACAGAGGCGGCCTACGACTggtcctccctctccacctccagcaTCCGCTCTGGCTCCAGCTCCGGGTCAGCCAGTCTGCCCG aGTCCCAGTCAAACCACTCGGGCCAGTCAGACAGTGGAGTGGACACGGCCTCCAGCCACGGGCGCTCCCAGAGCGTGGTCAGCTCCATCTTCTCTGAGGCCTGGAAGAGAGGAACGCAGATGGAGGAGAACACCAGG ATGAGGGAGTCCACCAGAGGCGCCACCCTCCCCCACCCTGTCCATGCGCACCGCCAGACCCCACAACTGGAGCCCCCTGCGTCGGCTACGCCGCCACAACAGCAGCCGCCTCCCCAGTCTCGCAGCAGTTACACCCATGCTGTACCCCCCCAGCCACAGGAGGGTACCTCCCCCCCGCTTCAACAGCAACTGCCCCCCCAGAGCCGCAGCGGTTACACCCAGGCCTTGCCTTCCCTGCCCCGCCAGccctcccctccaccaccccAACAGCTGCCCCACCAGATTCACAGCAGTTACACCCATGTCCTGCCTCCCCAGccctcccctccaccaccccAACAGCTGCCCCACCAGATCCACAGCAGTTACACCCATGTCCTGCCTCCCCAGCCCTTCCCTCCACCACCCCAGCAGCTGACCCCCCAGATCCGCAGTAGTTACACCCAGGTCTTGCCCTCTCTGCCCTCCCCTACACCACCCCCCCAGCCTACACCACCCTCCCTGCCCCCCCAACTTTCTCCACCAGCCCAACAGCTGCCACCCCACATCCGCAGCAGTTACACCCAGGTCTTGCCCTCCCTGCCGCCACAGCCCTTTCCTCCACCACCCCCCcaatcctctcctccaccaccccAACAGCTGTCCCCACAGCCCTGCAGCAGCTACAACCAAGCTGTGCCCCCACCTCCCCCGCCGCCTCCTCCCCCGCCGCCTCCTCCCCCGCCGCCCCTGCCTGCCAGCAGCACCCCTCACCACTCGGGCCCCACCGTGTTCGCCAAGTACAGCACCATCACCCGGCTGCAGAACCAGAACGCTGCCCACCAGGCCGCCAATCACCATAGGGCACAAAACAACCACCAGAGCCCACCCAGGGTGCTAGCTCAAGCCCCGCCTCCTCCCCAACCGCTGGTCAACAACATCAACGTCCCGCCTCCCccgcctccccctcccccaccatCCATGCCTGCTCTGGGGTCGGCCATGGCCGCACTCCGGCTCGGGCCCCCCACACCGGCTGTCGTGCCCCAGTTCATCCCACTGCAGAGCAACGacatcccccctccccctcctcttcaccCAGACCCCATGCCAGGTCTGTGCACATCGCGCTACGGCGCCAACGCCCACCAGCAGGCACTGGCACACAAGTTCCCCAGCGGTCCCCCCCAGGGCCCCTCTCCCCCCGCTGCCAGACTGGTCGAGTCGCCCCCGGCACCGCCGCCTCCcccaccacctccccctcctacccCACCGCCTCCCCAGCAGCTCTCGGTGCCgacaccccctcctccccctcctcctccccctcctacccCACCGCCTCCCCAGCAGCTCTCGGTGCAGACAcaccctcctcccccacctcctcagCAGCAGTACTCGCCCGCAGCTGCTCCCCCCCCTGCCCTACCCAAAACCTTCTCCCCAGGCTTTCTGCTCCACCACGGTGCCCGGAAGCCTCTCTACCCagtttcccctctccctcccgccCCACCTGCTGCCCCAACTCCTCCCCCACCACCGCCGGTGTCAATGAAGAAGCAGCACAGCCTACAGATAGGCCACACCCCCAACCAGCCCCCTCCCACATTTCCCAAGCAGCACAGCATCTCCAAGCCGCCACCCCTGTCCTTCACGGCTCCGCCCACCACCACCTCCCTGGTCAAACAGATGGCAGGCCAGTTCCCAGGGTCCACACTGTCAACCAATCACACTGAGAGCCCCAAAGcccccctgtctcctcctgcGGTGAAGGCCAAACCAAAATGGCAGCCAGGCGGTGGACAGGCCCAGCAACAGGCCCCAGAGTTCCCTCCACCCCCTTCTGAGAGCAGCCTGcctttcccccctcctcccccgccTCCACCTACTCCTGTCACCGCCCCTGCCCCTCctgctccacctccccctcccatcACTGGCCCCACCCCTccgcctccccctctcccccccggcAACCTAGGCTCACCCCTGAAGAGATCTCCATTGGGCTCCTCCACGGGCTCCTCTGTCTGGGGGGGCAGGAAGCCCCTGCCTGCCACCCCCCAGAAGGCCTCCAGCATCAAGTCTAACTCCTCGGCTGAATACCAGGAGTCCCGCAGGAACCTTCTCAGCAAGTTTGCACCCCAGTCCTCTTCCCCCTCCACCTTCCCGTCCTCCCCTGCCGTACCCTTGGGTAGTTTTCCCTCTAAGGACCCATCCCCGGCCGGCCCCGCGGCGCCCCCCAAGCCAGGCAAGCTGAACCTGGCCAACCTGGCCCTGCAGGCCAAAGTGGGCCAGCAGCGCCAGTCCACCGCTGACTTCCCCCCTCCCCCGCCGGCTTTtgatctcttcccctctcctctgctgCCCAGTGATGGCCATGTCGGGACACCTAAGGTGGCAGTGGTCAACCCCCAGCCAAAAGTACCGCCCGCCCCTCCTGGTCCCCCTCCCCCCGCCACCATCAACTCCTCCTGGGGCAAGGGCTCCCTGAAGAAGGCCCTTCCCCCCACGCTGCAGCGGAACCAGCCGTCTCCCCCGGCCCTGTCCCCGCCTCCCAAGCTGCCCATCTCGCCCCCCAAGGGGAACGGCAACAACGGCGTCCCCCAGCCGGGAAACTTCATGGACGACCTGAACCGGAGTCTGAAGCGCAAGTCGGTGAGCCGGCAGGGTTCGCTCTCCTCGTCCCGCCTCTCCGGCCCCAACCTGGAACCCGCCGCGGGCACCATGGACGACATGGAGTTGGCGCTGCCCCCACCGCCACCCGAGTTGCTGTCGGGGGGGAACATCTCAGGCTATGCAACGCTACGGCGGGGGACCCCGCCGGCCCCACCCAAGAGGGGGGGCAACACCAAACTGACACACTGA